The sequence ACGGCTTCTCGCCCGAGACGAACGCCTCGACGACGTGCACCTGCCCGGCGCGGGCCCGGTCGGAGAGGGCACCGCGCAGAGCGGCGGCCTTCATCTTCTTCGGGGTCCGCTGGCTGTAGTCGCGCGGCACGGGACCGTGCACGACGCCACCGCCGGCGAACTGCGGCGCGCGGATCGAGCCCTGCCGGGCGCGACCGGTGCCCTTCTGCTTGTACGGCTTCTTGCCGCCACCGGCGACCTCGCCGCGGGTCTTGGCCTTGTGCGTGCCCTGTCGGGCCGCCGCGAGCTGGGCCACCACGACCTGGTGCATCAGCGCGACGTTGGCCTGCACGTCGAAGATGTCCTCCGGCAGCTCGACCGAGCCGCTGGTGGTGCCTTCGACGGTGCGCACGTCAACGGTGGTCACTTGGCCGCACCGCCCTTCTTCACCTTGCTCTTGGCCGCGGTACGGACCAGAACG comes from Micromonospora vinacea and encodes:
- the rplD gene encoding 50S ribosomal protein L4; translation: MTTVDVRTVEGTTSGSVELPEDIFDVQANVALMHQVVVAQLAAARQGTHKAKTRGEVAGGGKKPYKQKGTGRARQGSIRAPQFAGGGVVHGPVPRDYSQRTPKKMKAAALRGALSDRARAGQVHVVEAFVSGEKPSTKAALATLTKLTEARRVLVVLSSTDELNWVSLRNEPRVHLIESGQLNTYDVLVADDVVFTKDALDEFLGVPAETTEEGGK